One Brassica napus cultivar Da-Ae chromosome A1, Da-Ae, whole genome shotgun sequence genomic region harbors:
- the LOC106440794 gene encoding LOW QUALITY PROTEIN: protein TPX2 (The sequence of the model RefSeq protein was modified relative to this genomic sequence to represent the inferred CDS: substituted 1 base at 1 genomic stop codon): MEMEPMVNEVKEIDMEYEFDAARWYDFARMELRAESEAAELWFHSAPSYAPSPFVTTLLLREEVSYDKTEKDEEVTADVCDMDIQIYHQHPHLNKNGKMRFGSHLKKVPNQPICKGPPVSNNNHSDNKPKFRAKSSIRPIPGGSTLMRPTASQLAKQNHASKFPMQVGKIHEKGLCGTEVQAAKRQKLDGGLLRKVAGTKQEMSFVHKIPKKDTTLDRNSQHTRIKLTTPHEHDFATSQRAHKIRHHNDQKLGQDSKAVYRFKARPFNRKIFDAPSLPIRKNSTPKLTEFQEFHLKTSERAMQHSSAVTKRSNQWNHAYKGPDKSNITDVFDGVSMESRRPSGMDISKHDLSEGKHVFKARPLSKKVRTSHKEHGHFQKXPVPLEFNFQPEKRVQQDLPTDLFSKLSIKSELKQNNGSRLRFTQAKGFKENRVNSFQAGNEVTPVEKIVSSAGQQSGHIRIIPETNQRWTASRSFAIR, translated from the exons ATGGAAATGGAGCCAATGGTGAATGAGGTGAAAGAGATCGATATGGAGTACGAGTTTGACGCAGCTCGATGGTATGACTTCGCTCGGATGGAGTTACGGGCAGAGTCTGAGGCAGCGGAGCTCTGGTTTCACTCTGCTCCCTCCTACGCGCCCTCTC cttTCGTGACAACATTGTTACTTAGAGAGGAGGTTTCTTATGACAAGACCGAGAAGGATGAGGAAGTCACAGCAGATGTTTGTGACATGGATATACAAATCTATCATCAGCATCCACATTTGAATAAGAATG gaaaaatgcgttttgggAGTCACTTGAAGAAAGTTCCAAATCAACCCATATGCAAAG GGCCTCCGGTTAGCAATAACAACCACAGTGATAATAAACCAAAGTTCCGAGCTAAGTCAAGCATCAGACCAATTCCAGGGGGCTCAACGTTAATGAGACCTACTGCTAGTCAGTTAGCTAAACAAAATCATGCCAG TAAATTTCCTATGCAAGTGGGAAAAATTCATGAGAAAGGCTTATGTGGGACCGAAGTTCAAGCGGCTAAAAGACAGAAGCTTGATGGAGGTCTTCTTCGTAAG GTTGCTGGTACAAAGCAGGAGATGAGTTTTGTTCACAAGATACCCAAGAAG GATACAACTCTTGATAGAAACTCACAACATACCAGGATAAAACTTACTACTCCACATGAGCATGATTTTGCTACTTCGCAGAGGGCACACAAGATACG ACACCATAATGATCAGAAGTTAGGACAGGACTCAAAAGCTGTATATAGATTCAAAGCACGTCCATTTAACCGAAAG ATATTTGATGCTCCCTCATTGCCTATCCGGAAAAATAGCACTCCAAAACTAACTGAGTTCCAA GAATTTCATTTGAAGACTTCAGAAAGGGCTATGCAACATTCTTCAGCAGTAACAAAAAGGTCTAATCAATGGAATCATGCGTATAAG GGGCCAGACAAATCTAATATAACTGATGTGTTTGACGGTGTTAGCATGGAAAGTAGGAG ACCAAGCGGAATGGATATATCTAAGCATGATCTCTCGGAGGGCAAACACGTTTTTAAAGCTCGTCCTCTGAGCAAGAAGGTACGTACTTCTCATA AGGAGCATGggcattttcaaaaataaccaGTACCTTTG GAGTTTAATTTTCAACCAGAAAAGAGAGTTCAACAAGATTTACCAACAGACCTTTTCAGCAAG CTCTCCATCAAATCCGAGCTCAAGCAAAACAATGGATCACGCCTAAGATTTACTCAAGCAAAG GGTTTCAAGGAAAATAGAGTGAACTCTTTCCAAGCAGGGAATGAG GTAACTCCAGTCGAAAAAATTGTCTCTTCAGCTGGACAACAATCTGGTCATATCCGAATAATTCCTGAAACCAATCAACGATGGACTGCTAGTAG GAGCTTTGCCATACGCTGA
- the LOC106440807 gene encoding leucoanthocyanidin dioxygenase produces the protein MVAVERVESLAKSGISSIPKEYIRPKEELESINDVFQEEKKEDGPQVPTIDLQDIESEDETIREKCIEELKKAAMDWGVMHLINHGVPVELMERVKKSGEEFFGLPVEEKEKYANDQASGKIQGYGSKLANNASGQLEWEDYFFHLVYPEDKRDLSLWPKTPTDYIEATSEYAKCLRLLATKVFKALSIALGLEPDRLEKEVGGLEELLLQMKINYYPKCPQPELALGVEAHTDVSALTFILHNMVPGLQLFYEGKWIIAKCVPDSIVMHIGDTLEILSNGRFKSILHRGLVNKEKVRISWAVFCEPPKDKIVLKPLPEMVSVESPAKFPPRTFAQHIEHKLFRNKQEELVTEKKDEV, from the exons ATGGTTGCAGTTGAAAGAGTTGAGAGCTTAGCGAAAAGCGGGATCAGCTCTATCCCAAAAGAATACATCCGTCCAAAAGAAGAGCTCGAGAGCATCAACGACGTGTTccaagaagagaaaaaagaagacGGTCCACAAGTCCCCACCATCGACCTCCAAGACATCGAGTCAGAAGACGAAACCATCCGTGAGAAATGCATAGAGGAGCTCAAAAAGGCGGCTATGGACTGGGGAGTGATGCATTTGATCAACCATGGTGTACCGGTTGAACTAATGGAGCGTGTGAAGAAGTCAGGAGAAGAGTTCTTCGGTTTACCCGTGGAAGAGAAGGAGAAGTATGCAAACGATCAAGCCAGCGGAAAGATTCAAGGGTATGGAAGCAAGTTGGCTAATAACGCGAGTGGACAGCTTGAGTGGGAAGATTACTTCTTCCATCTTGTTTATCCTGAAGACAAGAGAGATCTATCACTTTGGCCTAAGACACCAACTGATTACAT TGAAGCTACGAGTGAGTACGCTAAGTGTCTTCGTTTGCTAGCAACAAAAGTCTTCAAGGCTCTCTCTATCGCCCTAGGCTTAGAGCCTGACCGTCTAGAGAAAGAAGTTGGTGGTTTAGAAGAGCTTCTCCTCCAAATGAAGATAAACTATTACCCGAAATGCCCTCAGCCTGAGCTAGCACTTGGCGTGGAAGCTCACACAGATGTAAGCGCTCTGACCTTCATTCTACACAACATGGTTCCGGGCTTGCAGCTGTTCTACGAGGGTAAATGGATCATTGCAAAATGTGTTCCTGATTCGATTGTGATGCATATTGGAGATACGTTGGAGATTCTTAGTAACGGGAGGTTTAAGAGTATACTTCACCGTGGGTTGGTGAATAAGGAGAAGGTAAGGATTTCTTGGGCTGTGTTTTGTGAACCACCAAAGGATAAGATTGTGCTTAAGCCGTTGCCGGAGATGGTGAGTGTTGAGTCTCCGGCTAAGTTTCCTCCAAGGACGTTTGCTCAGCATATTGAGCATAAGTTGTTTAGGAACAAGCAAGAGGAGTTGGTAACTGAGAAAAAGGATGAAGTCTGA
- the LOC106440784 gene encoding PGR5-like protein 1A, chloroplastic, translating into MGSKMLFSLTSPRLFSAVSRKPTTSFSSPSSSRTQWAPLSPGRSVPLRKRFFLLPSKATTEQSGQAGGDDVDSNIMPYCSINKAEKKTIGEMEQEFLQAMQSFYYDGKAIMSNEEFDNLKEELMWEGSSVVMLSSDEQRFLEASMAYVSGNPILNDQEFDQLKLKLKMDGSEIVCEGPRCSLRSKKVYSDLAVDYFKMLLLNVPASVVALGLFFFLDDITGFEITYILELSEPFSFIFTWFAAVPLIVYLASSITKLIIKDFLILKGPCPNCGTENVSFFGTILSISSGGKTNNVKCTNCGTAMEYDSGSRLITLPEAS; encoded by the exons ATGGGTAGCAAGATGCTGTTCAGTTTAACAAGCCCTCGACTTTTCTCCGCCGTCTCCCGCAAACCCAcaacttctttctcttctccttCGTCGTCGAGGACTCAATGGGCTCCGCTCAGCCCTGGGAGATCGGTTCCCTTGAGAAAAAGATTCTTCTTGTTGCCTTCAAAAGCCACCACAGAGCAGTCAG GTCAAGCTGGAGGAGATGACGTGGATAGCAACATCATGCCGTATTGTAGCATCAACAAGGCTGAGAAGAAAACAATTGGAGAAATGGAACAAGAGTTTCTCCAAGCCATGCAA TCGTTTTATTACGATGGTAAAGCGATCATGTCGAACGAGGAGTTTGATAATCTTAAAGAAGAGCTCATGTGGGAAGGAAGCAGTGTTGTCATGCTAA GTTCTGATGAACAAAGATTCTTGGAAGCTTCAATGGCTTATGTTTCTGGGAATCCAATCCTCAATGATCAAGAATTTGATCAGCTCAAACTCAAACTAAAG ATGGATGGTAGCGAGATTGTGTGCGAGGGTCCAAGGTGCAGTCTCCGTAGTAAAAAG GTGTATAGTGATCTCGCTGTAGATTACTTCAAAATGCTCTTGCTCAATGTTCCAGCAAGCGTTGTTGCTCTAGGACT GTTTTTCTTCTTGGACGACATTACAGGTTTTGAGATCACATACATCTTGGAGCTTTCAGAGCCATTTAGTTTCATATTCACGTGGTTCGCTGCCGTGCCTCTGATCGTATACCTGGCTTCATCAATCACCAAACTCATCATCAAAGACTTCTTGATCTTGAAG GGTCCTTGTCCAAATTGTGGAACGGAGAATGTTTCCTTCTTTGGAACAATTCTTTCAATCTCCAGCGGTGGCAAAACCAACAATGTCAAATGCACCAA CTGTGGTACCGCGATGGAGTATGACTCTGGTTCTAGGTTGATCACATTGCCAGAAGCAAGCTAA
- the LOC106440773 gene encoding protein FIZZY-RELATED 2, protein MEDPTASNVTPPANSSSQIIIPSPSSVKVSLESRINRLINANQSPSPSRSIYSDRFIPSRSGSNFALFDLASPSPSKEDGAGSYATLLRAAMFGPETPEKRDITGFSTSRNIFRFKTETNRCLNSFSPFVSDDGPGVSHAPIKALRKVSRSPYKVLDAPALQDDFYLNLVDWSAQNVLAVGLGNCVYLWNACSSKVTKLCDLGADDSVCSVGWAFRGTHLAVGTSSGKVQIWDASRCKRTRTMEGHRLRVGALAWGSSVLSSGSRDKSILQRDIRCQEDHVSKLAGHKSEVCGLKWSYDNRELASGGNDNRLFVWNQHSTQPVLKYSEHTAAVKAIAWSPHVHGLLASGGGTADRCIRFWNTTTNTHLSSIDTCSQVCNLAWSKNVNELVSTHGYSQNQIIVWKYPTMSKIATLTGHTYRVLYLAVSPDGQTIVTGAGDETLRFWNVFPSPKSQNTDSDIGSSFFGRTTIR, encoded by the exons ATGGAAGATCCTACCGCAAGCAACGTGACTCCTCCGGCGAATTCATCTTCTCAGATAATAATCCCATCGCCGTCGTCGGTGAAAGTGTCACTCGAGTCACGAATCAACCGTCTGATCAATGCCAACCAATCACCGTCACCGTCACGGTCTATATACTCCGACAGATTCATACCAAGCAGATCCGGATCCAATTTCGCGCTCTTCGATCTCGCTTCTCCTTCTCCGAGCAAAGAAGACGGCGCAGGCTCGTACGCGACTCTGTTGCGCGCGGCGATGTTCGGTCCCGAGACGCCGGAGAAACGGGACATCACTGGCTTCTCAACGTCGAGGAATATCTTCCGGTTTAAGACCGAGACAAATCGGTGTTTGAATTCCTTTTCTCCTTTCGTGTCCGATGATGGTCCTGGTGTTAGTCATGCTCCGATCAAGGCCTTGAGGAAGGTGTCTCGATCGCCCTATAAG GTACTAGATGCACCGGCTTTGCAAgatgatttttatttgaatctAGTGGACTGGTCTGCGCAAAATGTTCTTGCGGTGGGACTAGGGAACTGCGTGTATTTGTGGAACGCTTGTAGCAGCAAGGTAACTAAATTATGTGATCTGGGAGCTGATGATAGTGTTTGCTCTGTTGGTTGGGCATTTCGTGGAACTCATCTTGCTGTCGGAACTAGTTCCGGGAAAGTACAG ATATGGGATGCGTCGCGTTGCAAGAGAACAAGAACAATGGAAGGACATAGACTAAGAGTTGGAGCACTGGCGTGGGGATCATCTGTACTGTCATCTGGTAGTAGAGACAAGAGTATTCTTCAGAGAGACATACGTTGTCAAGAGGATCATGTCAGTAAACTTGCAGGTCACAAATCAGAAGTATGCGGACTCAAGTGGTCTTATGACAACAGAGAGTTAGCTTCTGGTGGAAACGACAATCGG CTTTTTGTATGGAACCAACATTCAACACAACCGGTTTTGAAATATAGCGAACACACAGCAGCGGTTAAAGCCATAGCTTGGTCACCTCATGTTCACGGGCTTCTTGCTTCCGGTGGTGGGACTGCTGATAGATGCATACGTTTTTGGAATACAACTACGAATACTCATTTAAGTTCCATTGATACTTGCagtcag GTATGTAATCTAGCATGGTCTAAGAACGTAAACGAGCTGGTTAGCACGCACGGATACTCCCAAAACCAAATCATAGTCTGGAAATACCCAACCATGTCCAAA ATTGCAACTCTGACAGGTCACACGTACCGTGTTCTGTACCTTGCGGTCTCACCTGATGGACAGACTATTGTAACCGGAGCAGGAGATGAAACCTTAAGGTTCTGGAATGTCTTTCCATCCCCAAAATCTCAG AACACGGATAGTGATATTGGGTCGTCATTCTTTGGTAGAACAACCATTCGTTGA
- the LOC106375754 gene encoding magnesium dechelatase SGR1, chloroplastic isoform X1: MCSLSASLLLPTKLKPAYSDNRSNSNSSLFLANRRRPKRKNQSIVPVRIFFLFVIVSVLDLVQMARLFGPAIFESSKLKVLFLGVDEKKQPLTLPRTYTLTHSDITAKLTLAISNSINNSQLQGWANRLYRDEVVAEWKKVKGNMSLHVHCHISGGHFLLDLFAKFRYYIFCKELPVVLKAFVHGDVNLLNHHPELQEALVYVYFHSNVNEFNRVECWGPLWEATSPDGHRTQTLPEKQCVDECSCCFPPVSSIPWSHSLSNEGVDSYSGTQGEGMSTPSPEKLY; encoded by the exons ATGTGTAGCTTGTCGGCGAGTCTGCTGTTACCGACAAAGCTGAAACCAGCTTATTCCGACAACCGAAGTAACAGCAACAGCTCACTCTTTCTCGCCAATAGAAGACGACCCAAGAGGAAGAACCAATCAATTGTTCccgtaagaattttttttttatttgtaattgtTTC GGTTTTGGATTTGGTGCAGATGGCAAGATTGTTTGGACCGGCGATTTTCGAATCATCCAAGTTGAAAGTATTGTTTCTAGGAGTTGACGAGAAGAAGCAGCCATTAACGCTTCCAAGAACTTACACGCTCACTCACAGTGACATTACTGCTAAATTAACTTTAGCTATTTCGAATTCCATTAACAATTCTCAG TTGCAAGGATGGGCAAATAGGTTATACCGAGATGAAGTGGTAGCAGAGTGGAAGAAAGTGAAAGGGAACATGTCGCTTCACGTCCACTGTCACATTAGCGGTGGCCATTTCCTTTTAGATCTATTCGCAAAGTTTAGATATTACATCTTCTGCAAAGAACTACCAGTG GTGTTGAAGGCTTTTGTGCATGGAGATGTGAACTTGTTGAACCACCATCCTGAGTTGCAAGAAGCTCTTGTTTATGTTTATTTCCACTCCAACGTCAATGAGTTTAACAGAGTCGAGTGTTGGGGTCCTCTTTGGGAAGCTACTTCTCCTGATGGTCACAGAACTCAAACTCTCCCTGAGAAACAGTGCGTGGATGAATGCAGCTGTTGTTTCCCACCGGTTAGCTCGATTCCGTGGTCTCATAGTCTTAGCAACGAAGGTGTTGATAGCTACTCTGGGACTCAGGGAGAGGGAATGTCTACTCCTAGTCCAGAGAAACTCTATTGA
- the LOC106375754 gene encoding magnesium dechelatase SGR1, chloroplastic isoform X2 yields MCSLSASLLLPTKLKPAYSDNRSNSNSSLFLANRRRPKRKNQSIVPMARLFGPAIFESSKLKVLFLGVDEKKQPLTLPRTYTLTHSDITAKLTLAISNSINNSQLQGWANRLYRDEVVAEWKKVKGNMSLHVHCHISGGHFLLDLFAKFRYYIFCKELPVVLKAFVHGDVNLLNHHPELQEALVYVYFHSNVNEFNRVECWGPLWEATSPDGHRTQTLPEKQCVDECSCCFPPVSSIPWSHSLSNEGVDSYSGTQGEGMSTPSPEKLY; encoded by the exons ATGTGTAGCTTGTCGGCGAGTCTGCTGTTACCGACAAAGCTGAAACCAGCTTATTCCGACAACCGAAGTAACAGCAACAGCTCACTCTTTCTCGCCAATAGAAGACGACCCAAGAGGAAGAACCAATCAATTGTTCcc ATGGCAAGATTGTTTGGACCGGCGATTTTCGAATCATCCAAGTTGAAAGTATTGTTTCTAGGAGTTGACGAGAAGAAGCAGCCATTAACGCTTCCAAGAACTTACACGCTCACTCACAGTGACATTACTGCTAAATTAACTTTAGCTATTTCGAATTCCATTAACAATTCTCAG TTGCAAGGATGGGCAAATAGGTTATACCGAGATGAAGTGGTAGCAGAGTGGAAGAAAGTGAAAGGGAACATGTCGCTTCACGTCCACTGTCACATTAGCGGTGGCCATTTCCTTTTAGATCTATTCGCAAAGTTTAGATATTACATCTTCTGCAAAGAACTACCAGTG GTGTTGAAGGCTTTTGTGCATGGAGATGTGAACTTGTTGAACCACCATCCTGAGTTGCAAGAAGCTCTTGTTTATGTTTATTTCCACTCCAACGTCAATGAGTTTAACAGAGTCGAGTGTTGGGGTCCTCTTTGGGAAGCTACTTCTCCTGATGGTCACAGAACTCAAACTCTCCCTGAGAAACAGTGCGTGGATGAATGCAGCTGTTGTTTCCCACCGGTTAGCTCGATTCCGTGGTCTCATAGTCTTAGCAACGAAGGTGTTGATAGCTACTCTGGGACTCAGGGAGAGGGAATGTCTACTCCTAGTCCAGAGAAACTCTATTGA
- the LOC125576141 gene encoding cysteine-rich receptor-like protein kinase 10, with protein MVLEIICGRKTNSFQPSGVALHAWTNWRGDRALDIVDSAITENVSRNEMMKCINIGLLCVQESVTRRPNMNSVVHWLKSNSVTLPVPSTPAYVVHSESGEASRVSQSTVNVSITELEPR; from the exons ATGGTTCTTGAGATCATATGTGGTCGGAAGACCAATAGCTTTCAACCAAGTGGAGTAGCTCTCCAT gcGTGGACAAATTGGCGCGGGGATAGAGCACTGGACATTGTAGATTCAGCGATCACAGAGAATGTATCAAGAAACGAGATGATGAAATGCATCAACATAGGACTGTTATGCGTTCAAGAGAGTGTGACGAGGAGACCAAACATGAACTCAGTAGTTCACTGGCTCAAGAGTAACTCTGTGACTCTTCCGGTTCCATCAACACCTGCGTATGTTGTTCATAGTGAGTCAGGTGAAGCTTCTCGTGTTTCGCAGTCGACGGTCAATGTTTCAATCACTGAGCTTGAGCCACGTTGA